Proteins found in one Zea mays cultivar B73 chromosome 1, Zm-B73-REFERENCE-NAM-5.0, whole genome shotgun sequence genomic segment:
- the LOC542598 gene encoding malate dehydrogenase, cytoplasmic, protein MAKEPMRVLVTGAAGQIGYALVPMIARGVMLGADQPVILHMLDIPPAAEALNGVKMELVDAAFPLLKGVVATTDVVEACTGVNVAVMVGGFPRKEGMERKDVMSKNVSIYKSQASALEAHAAPNCKVLVVANPANTNALILKEFAPSIPEKNVTCLTRLDHNRALGQISERLNVQVSDVKNVIIWGNHSSSQYPDVNHATVKTSTGEKPVRELVSDDEWLNGEFITTVQQRGAAIIKARKFSSALSAASSACDHIRDWVLGTPEGTFVSMGVYSDGSYGVPSGLIYSFPVTCSGGEWKIVQGLPIDEFSRKKMDATAQELTEEKTLAYSCLE, encoded by the exons ATGGCGAAGGAACCAATGCGCGTGCTCGTCACTGGCGCCGCAG GACAAATTGGATATGCCCTGGTTCCCATGATTGCTAGGGGTGTTATGCTTGGTGCAGACCAGCCTGTTATTCTGCACATGCTTGACATTCCGCCAGCAGCTGAAGCCCTTAATGGTGTTAAGATGGAGTTGGTTGATGCTGCGTTTCCTCTTCTGAAGG GAGTTGTTGCTACAACTGATGTTGTGGAAGCCTGCACTGGGGTCAATGTGGCCGTCATGGTTGGTGGATTCCCCAGGAAGGAGGGAATGGAAAGGAAAGATGTTATGTCGAAAAATGTTTCAATCTACAAATCCCAAGCATCTGCCCTTGAAGCCCATGCAGCTCCCAACTGCAAG GTTCTGGTGGTTGCCAACCCAGCAAACACCAATGCTCTTATCTTGAAAGAATTTGCTCCATCTATTCCAGAGAAGAACGTTACTTGCCTGACCCGTCTGGACCACAACAGGGCTCTTGGCCAGATTTCTGAGAGACTTAATGTCCAAGTTAGTGATGTGAAGAATGTTATCATCTGGGGTAACCACTCGTCCTCTCAGTACCCTGATGTTAACCATGCCACAGTGAAGACTTCCACTGGGGAGAAGCCTGTTCGTGAGCTTGTCTCTGATGACGAGTG GCTTAATGGTGAATTCATCACAACTGTCCAACAGCGTGGTGCTGCAATCATTAAAGCGAGAAAGTTCTCCAGTGCTCTCTCGGCTGCTAGCTCTGCTTGTGACCACATTCGTGATTGGGTTCTTGGAACACCTGAG GGTACATTTGTTTCCATGGGTGTGTACTCTGATGGTTCATACGGTGTTCCTTCTGGACTCATTTATTCATTCCCAGTAACATGCAGTGGTGGTGAATGGAAAATCGTTCAAG GCCTCCCGATTGATGAGTTCTCAAGGAAGAAGATGGATGCCACTGCCCAAGAGCTGACGGAGGAGAAGACGCTTGCTTACTCATGCCTCGAGTAA